One Clostridium estertheticum DNA segment encodes these proteins:
- the ord gene encoding 2,4-diaminopentanoate dehydrogenase, whose product MKNKIRVVVWGLGVMGSGIATMVLGKSGFTIVGAIDMDPSKVGKKLYEVLGVEANEDNSCIVTKNAEDVIKKGYADVCLMATASFTKVVFPLIKMAAVAGMDIVTTAEEMSYPRALDPELSDEMDRIAKENKISILGTGVNPGFIMDLVAIMLTGVSDTVESINATRVNDLACFGKAVMVEQGIGLKKEEFIQGVIDNTIDGHVGFLQSFGMFEEAFNIKLSNIRQEKSPILTTIPRSTDIVSVKAGDVAGCKQLGFADFGDKLFITMEHPQQIKPEMENIDTGDYITIKGVPNLNLQIKPEIPGGIATIAICVNMIPLVMNSEPGLKTMLDLPVPRAIIGDVRDLIKVRK is encoded by the coding sequence ATGAAAAATAAAATAAGAGTAGTAGTTTGGGGATTGGGTGTAATGGGTAGTGGTATTGCTACAATGGTCCTGGGTAAATCAGGATTTACTATAGTAGGTGCTATTGACATGGATCCCAGTAAAGTTGGTAAAAAGCTTTATGAAGTACTAGGTGTTGAAGCTAATGAAGATAACTCTTGTATAGTTACAAAAAATGCTGAAGATGTTATAAAGAAGGGCTATGCAGATGTTTGCCTTATGGCTACAGCTTCCTTTACAAAAGTTGTATTTCCTTTAATAAAAATGGCAGCTGTTGCTGGAATGGATATTGTAACAACAGCTGAAGAAATGTCCTACCCAAGAGCACTAGATCCTGAATTATCAGATGAAATGGACAGAATTGCTAAAGAAAATAAGATTTCTATATTAGGAACTGGAGTAAACCCTGGATTTATAATGGATTTAGTTGCTATAATGCTTACAGGAGTTTCTGATACAGTAGAAAGCATAAATGCTACTAGAGTTAATGATTTAGCCTGCTTTGGCAAGGCTGTTATGGTTGAGCAAGGTATAGGACTCAAAAAAGAAGAATTTATACAAGGGGTTATTGACAACACAATAGATGGACACGTTGGCTTTTTACAATCTTTTGGAATGTTTGAAGAAGCGTTTAATATTAAGTTAAGTAATATTAGACAGGAAAAATCACCAATTCTTACAACTATTCCACGTAGCACAGATATTGTTTCCGTAAAGGCTGGAGACGTTGCTGGATGTAAACAATTAGGATTTGCAGATTTTGGAGATAAATTGTTTATAACAATGGAACATCCTCAACAAATCAAACCAGAAATGGAGAATATTGATACTGGAGATTATATAACAATTAAAGGAGTTCCAAACTTGAACCTTCAAATAAAACCAGAAATACCAGGAGGAATTGCTACAATAGCTATATGTGTTAACATGATTCCACTAGTAATGAATTCAGAGCCAGGTCTCAAAACAATGCTGGATTTACCAGTCCCAAGAGCTATCATAGGAGATGTTAGAGATTTAATAAAAGTGAGAAAATAG
- a CDS encoding glycoside hydrolase family 36 protein codes for MNIKNGLIVYTLNNIRKECNFYSNIDKEDFKIIINNYVEADGLRINVKIIPKIKLEVITFLIEMDEKIEVKSHVFLNGYQTWTNSREFNLKECIPKLKKIAWPIMSVYGDYGFYEAFHNKLQSFTYTYIRWENSIKLFGSISEKTGYTVFEYDNKEENIKVIKDCSGLVIESEYEAFNLFFIEGEENYSFDKYFEAMKLPKPKVPHCTGWTSWYNYYTKITEKIVIDNLNAFKSRDIPIEIFQIDDGYQETLGDWLHVNKKFPSGMGFIASEIKKSGYKAGIWLAPFVCDKKSLIYKEHPSWILKKVGFNPGWNGFFYVLDFYNEEVRDYIKEVFHTVLNVWNYDMVKLDFLYAVALIPRKEKTRGQIMYEAMEFLREICGDKIILGCGVPLGSSFGFTDYCRIGSDVSLSWEDKILSSLHYRERVSTINCIESTIGRRHLNNHAFLNDPDVFIIRSKNNKLTQNQRYTLLLINLIFGGLVFTSDNISEYSEEEMQLYKSIFPIREKIIKNVSFSDVVRIRFMIDSNEYLALSNLKASKLDVAIETGSYINKEKGLIVKNTIITLEPYESICLIKAETLEKKYMESTNIFML; via the coding sequence ATGAATATTAAAAATGGATTAATTGTTTATACTTTAAATAACATAAGAAAAGAATGTAATTTTTATAGCAATATTGATAAGGAAGATTTTAAAATCATTATTAATAACTATGTTGAAGCTGATGGCTTAAGAATAAATGTAAAAATTATACCAAAGATAAAACTGGAGGTTATTACTTTTTTAATTGAAATGGATGAAAAAATAGAAGTGAAAAGTCATGTTTTTCTTAATGGATATCAAACCTGGACTAATAGCCGGGAATTTAACTTAAAGGAGTGCATACCAAAACTGAAAAAAATTGCATGGCCTATAATGAGCGTGTATGGGGATTATGGTTTTTATGAAGCATTTCATAATAAGCTACAGAGCTTTACATATACTTATATTAGATGGGAAAATAGTATTAAGTTGTTTGGATCAATTTCCGAAAAGACAGGTTACACTGTTTTTGAATATGATAACAAAGAAGAAAATATAAAGGTAATAAAGGATTGTAGCGGACTTGTAATAGAGTCAGAATATGAAGCTTTTAACTTATTTTTTATAGAAGGCGAGGAGAATTACTCTTTTGATAAATATTTTGAAGCAATGAAGCTACCAAAACCAAAAGTTCCACATTGTACTGGGTGGACTAGTTGGTATAATTATTATACAAAAATTACAGAGAAAATAGTCATTGATAACTTAAATGCTTTTAAGTCAAGGGATATACCTATAGAGATTTTTCAGATAGATGATGGATATCAAGAAACTTTGGGGGATTGGCTTCATGTAAATAAAAAATTTCCTAGTGGTATGGGATTTATAGCAAGTGAAATAAAAAAATCTGGATATAAGGCAGGGATATGGCTTGCACCCTTTGTATGTGATAAAAAATCACTAATTTATAAGGAGCATCCGTCTTGGATTCTAAAAAAGGTAGGTTTTAATCCTGGTTGGAATGGTTTTTTCTATGTTCTTGATTTTTATAATGAGGAAGTAAGAGACTATATTAAAGAAGTATTTCATACAGTACTTAATGTATGGAATTATGATATGGTAAAGTTGGATTTTCTTTATGCAGTGGCCTTAATACCTAGAAAAGAAAAAACAAGAGGTCAGATAATGTATGAGGCAATGGAATTTCTAAGAGAGATATGTGGAGACAAAATTATTCTAGGTTGTGGCGTGCCCCTTGGATCATCATTTGGGTTCACAGATTACTGTAGAATAGGAAGTGATGTGTCACTTTCTTGGGAGGATAAAATTCTCAGTAGTCTCCACTATAGAGAAAGAGTGTCAACAATAAATTGTATAGAGAGCACAATTGGTAGAAGACACTTAAATAATCACGCTTTTCTTAATGACCCCGATGTTTTTATTATAAGAAGTAAAAATAATAAACTAACCCAAAATCAAAGATACACTTTGCTACTGATAAATCTTATATTTGGTGGACTTGTTTTCACTTCAGATAATATTAGCGAATACAGTGAAGAAGAAATGCAACTTTATAAATCTATATTTCCTATTAGGGAAAAGATAATTAAAAATGTATCTTTTTCTGATGTGGTTAGAATTAGATTTATGATTGATAGCAATGAATATTTAGCTTTAAGTAATTTAAAAGCGAGTAAGCTTGATGTAGCAATAGAAACTGGAAGTTATATCAACAAAGAAAAAGGGCTAATTGTTAAAAATACCATAATAACGCTAGAACCTTATGAATCTATATGTCTTATAAAAGCGGAGACCTTAGAAAAGAAATACATGGAAAGCACAAATATATTTATGCTGTAG
- a CDS encoding MFS transporter produces MKEQTYRTSKLERISYGGYFFGQNVIYTLQFQFLSFYYTESVGLSIASASLLLLIARVLDAFYDPFMGALVDKHPFKNSKYLQWLRIVTYTVPLSLVFVFFNFGHTYNAKLIIAYVTYILWGLLYTMSDSPLFSLSTAMTDNVFERDKLISYGRLAAALAAISSAVFMSLQGVVGWTGSIGIYALISFLAMLPLQFLCKERIQYKRSKNITFRKIFTFLFKNKKLLIYYVGFLAISSTNSLQTMAVYFANSNLGNKGLVTIIMGITIIPVVILAPMLPMLIKKFGKKNITIFSCIMTIFMCIIQYFVGYSNFNLFLAIAAVRVVFMQLPLLIYGMFTADCIEYGAYINGERTEAISFSVQTLMTKLSGALCVTLCLQLMGLFGYVAQSNTQTPDALHGIWIIMSLVPISGYLVMLIIMTFFYKLSEAQVAEMMVSNQLRELSAKE; encoded by the coding sequence ATGAAGGAGCAAACTTACCGTACCTCTAAACTCGAACGAATTTCTTATGGTGGTTACTTTTTTGGACAAAATGTTATCTATACACTGCAATTTCAGTTTCTAAGTTTTTATTATACAGAAAGTGTGGGCCTCTCAATTGCCTCTGCATCATTACTCTTACTCATCGCACGTGTGCTAGATGCTTTTTATGACCCATTTATGGGTGCACTTGTTGATAAGCATCCCTTTAAAAATAGTAAGTACCTGCAATGGCTTCGCATCGTAACCTATACAGTTCCACTTTCTCTTGTTTTTGTATTTTTTAACTTTGGTCACACTTATAATGCAAAACTTATTATTGCTTATGTCACCTATATACTGTGGGGTTTGCTCTACACAATGTCAGACTCTCCACTATTTTCACTGTCTACGGCTATGACAGACAATGTTTTTGAACGGGATAAGTTGATTTCTTATGGTCGATTAGCAGCGGCACTTGCCGCAATTTCAAGTGCAGTTTTTATGTCACTACAAGGTGTAGTTGGTTGGACAGGTTCCATTGGAATCTATGCACTTATATCATTTTTAGCAATGCTTCCATTGCAGTTTCTTTGTAAAGAACGTATACAGTATAAACGCAGCAAGAACATTACTTTTCGTAAAATATTCACTTTTTTATTTAAGAATAAAAAATTACTGATCTATTACGTGGGCTTCCTGGCAATAAGCTCTACTAATTCACTACAAACTATGGCTGTTTATTTTGCTAACTCCAATCTTGGTAACAAAGGTTTGGTTACTATTATAATGGGTATAACAATAATTCCTGTAGTTATACTAGCCCCCATGTTGCCAATGCTTATTAAAAAATTTGGAAAGAAAAATATTACTATATTTTCCTGTATTATGACCATTTTTATGTGTATCATACAATATTTTGTTGGTTATAGTAACTTTAATCTTTTTTTAGCAATAGCAGCGGTAAGAGTGGTATTCATGCAATTGCCTTTACTGATTTATGGTATGTTTACAGCAGATTGTATTGAATATGGTGCATATATAAATGGAGAACGTACCGAGGCTATTTCTTTTTCAGTACAAACGCTTATGACAAAGCTATCGGGAGCGCTATGTGTAACATTATGTTTGCAGTTGATGGGCTTATTCGGTTATGTAGCTCAATCAAATACTCAAACTCCAGATGCGCTGCATGGAATATGGATTATCATGAGTCTGGTTCCAATTAGCGGTTATTTGGTAATGCTTATAATTATGACTTTTTTCTACAAACTTAGTGAAGCGCAAGTGGCTGAAATGATGGTGTCTAACCAGTTAAGAGAACTTTCAGCAAAAGAGTAA
- a CDS encoding HAD family hydrolase, which yields MLKAVIFDMDGVIIDSEPTHMKLENETYKKLGIEVTEDEHHSFVGATSHYMWDALKNKYKLNQPLDELIEYDRSQYFEYLNSDECEITLIEGVKELIQDLHENGVNLAIASSSPLNVIEAIAKKFQIEEYFEVFVTGDYVKKSKPEPDIFLLASEKLGESPENCVVIEDSHNGVRAAKKAGMKCVGINSDPAGSQDISMADLEINSFKEVNYIKLSK from the coding sequence ATGTTAAAAGCAGTTATCTTTGATATGGATGGAGTAATTATTGATAGTGAACCTACACATATGAAACTGGAAAATGAGACTTATAAAAAATTAGGCATAGAGGTTACAGAAGACGAGCATCACTCTTTTGTAGGAGCAACCTCTCATTATATGTGGGATGCTCTAAAAAATAAATATAAGCTTAATCAACCACTTGATGAATTAATTGAATATGATAGAAGCCAATATTTTGAATATCTTAATTCAGATGAATGCGAAATAACCCTTATTGAGGGGGTAAAAGAGCTAATACAAGACTTGCACGAGAATGGAGTAAATCTAGCCATTGCCTCATCATCACCTCTGAATGTAATTGAGGCTATAGCAAAAAAATTTCAAATAGAAGAATATTTTGAAGTTTTTGTTACCGGTGACTATGTAAAGAAAAGCAAGCCTGAACCAGACATATTTCTTTTGGCATCAGAAAAGCTTGGGGAAAGCCCTGAAAATTGTGTAGTTATTGAGGATTCTCATAATGGGGTTCGTGCGGCTAAAAAAGCAGGTATGAAGTGTGTAGGAATCAATAGTGATCCTGCTGGTAGTCAAGATATTTCCATGGCGGATTTAGAGATAAATAGTTTTAAAGAAGTGAATTATATAAAGTTAAGTAAATAA
- a CDS encoding metallophosphoesterase family protein, producing MDFENVKITSGPNVQIIDKNSIAILWTTDKNSTSYVEYGPDKDHLKKAFMSNNGLIDANTKNHKVVIASPQLSSIIYRVLSTKINHSYQNNVNYGNTTLSSFKTYSDLSSKDKLIFYTLSDIHENNNIYKNFLSKGDYDFAVLNGDTINTLDSTSDIIGKILKPVSATTNGEKPFYFVRGNHEPRGGAARDLPNYLALPNNQYYYTFSFGPIFAVVLDSGEDKLDSDKEYSGLTDFENYRQLQTKWLQGIYESDEYKNAKYKIAFVHIPLNMSNNNNNNNNTTGVASLKTYQMDWSNLLTKMKIDVVFSGHTHVPTVVEPDGKEISFPTIIGGGPTENQDKYIAIRTEVTESGMKIFFVSFDGSFKEVYTISKH from the coding sequence ATGGATTTTGAAAATGTAAAAATAACTTCTGGTCCAAATGTTCAAATTATAGATAAAAACAGTATTGCAATACTTTGGACCACAGACAAAAACAGCACTTCTTATGTAGAATATGGTCCTGATAAAGATCATCTGAAAAAAGCCTTTATGTCTAATAATGGCCTAATCGATGCTAACACCAAAAACCATAAAGTAGTAATAGCTTCTCCTCAGCTTAGTTCAATAATTTATAGGGTTTTAAGCACCAAAATCAATCATAGTTATCAGAATAACGTAAACTATGGAAACACAACCCTAAGTAGCTTTAAAACTTATAGTGATTTAAGTTCAAAGGATAAATTAATATTCTATACTCTAAGTGATATACATGAAAATAATAATATATATAAAAATTTCTTATCAAAGGGTGATTATGATTTTGCTGTTTTAAATGGTGACACTATCAATACATTAGACAGTACTTCTGACATTATTGGCAAAATTTTAAAACCTGTATCCGCTACAACCAATGGTGAAAAACCCTTTTATTTCGTTCGAGGTAATCATGAGCCAAGAGGTGGTGCAGCTAGAGATTTGCCTAACTATTTAGCACTTCCAAATAATCAATACTATTACACCTTTAGCTTTGGACCTATTTTCGCAGTGGTCCTCGACTCTGGTGAGGACAAACTAGATTCAGACAAGGAATATAGTGGTTTAACAGATTTCGAAAATTATAGACAGCTGCAGACAAAGTGGTTGCAGGGTATATATGAAAGTGATGAATATAAAAATGCAAAATACAAAATTGCTTTTGTCCATATCCCATTGAATATGAGTAATAATAATAATAATAATAATAATACTACTGGAGTAGCTTCTTTAAAAACTTATCAAATGGATTGGAGTAATTTATTAACTAAAATGAAGATAGATGTAGTTTTTTCTGGTCATACTCATGTTCCCACAGTAGTAGAGCCTGATGGTAAAGAAATTTCTTTTCCAACAATCATAGGTGGGGGTCCCACTGAAAATCAAGATAAATATATTGCTATTAGAACAGAAGTTACTGAATCTGGGATGAAAATTTTCTTTGTTAGCTTTGATGGAAGCTTTAAGGAAGTTTATACAATATCAAAGCATTAA
- a CDS encoding NAD/NADP octopine/nopaline dehydrogenase family protein produces MNICILGGGNIGTLLMGELGRKEDISVRLLTSRPDDWSNIIEVCDNDGTFKYSGKVDVISSNPAEVISGADIIISTLPSYMFNRTIQKVKPFLKVGAWIGVMPGNGGSEFYCNELIESGHTLFGFQRVYGIARLKEYGKSVYDLGKKKELFIATIPASNNVEVCKVLEDLLDLKCNPLPNYLHVALTPANPILHTARLYELFHNYTEGTYFDRMINFYTEWTDEASTILIDCDEEVQSLCRKLKTVDLKKVGFVRDYFGAETPQQMTAKVSSIIALKNIQSPMVLIEEGYIPDFKSRYFLEDFPFGLCIIKGFCEIVGVEIPLIDKILMWFEKVTGVEYYVEGKFEGKDIKNLPLPQNFGLNSVEDIIAYYR; encoded by the coding sequence ATGAATATATGTATTTTAGGTGGTGGAAATATTGGTACACTTTTAATGGGTGAACTAGGACGGAAAGAGGATATTTCTGTCCGTTTATTGACTTCTAGACCAGATGATTGGAGTAATATAATTGAGGTTTGTGATAATGATGGCACATTTAAGTACTCAGGAAAGGTGGATGTGATATCAAGTAATCCTGCGGAAGTAATCAGTGGTGCTGATATCATTATATCTACTCTTCCATCCTATATGTTTAATAGAACCATACAGAAGGTAAAGCCTTTTCTTAAAGTAGGAGCATGGATTGGCGTGATGCCAGGTAATGGTGGCAGCGAATTCTATTGCAACGAACTTATTGAGAGTGGTCACACGCTGTTTGGATTTCAGAGGGTTTATGGTATAGCTAGATTAAAGGAGTACGGGAAATCTGTGTATGACTTAGGTAAGAAAAAAGAACTTTTTATAGCAACTATTCCTGCCTCAAACAATGTAGAAGTATGTAAGGTACTGGAGGATTTACTTGATTTGAAGTGTAATCCACTACCAAATTATCTTCATGTTGCACTTACACCAGCTAATCCAATCCTCCATACTGCAAGACTTTATGAATTGTTTCACAATTACACTGAAGGAACTTACTTTGATAGGATGATTAATTTCTATACTGAATGGACGGATGAAGCTTCAACAATTTTAATTGATTGTGATGAAGAGGTACAGTCATTGTGCCGTAAGCTTAAGACAGTTGATTTAAAGAAGGTTGGTTTTGTAAGAGATTATTTTGGAGCAGAAACACCACAGCAAATGACTGCGAAAGTGAGCAGTATTATTGCGCTTAAAAACATCCAATCACCAATGGTATTAATTGAGGAGGGGTATATTCCTGATTTTAAATCAAGATACTTTTTGGAGGATTTTCCATTTGGACTTTGCATTATAAAGGGTTTTTGCGAAATAGTTGGAGTTGAAATTCCATTAATTGATAAAATCCTTATGTGGTTTGAGAAGGTTACTGGGGTTGAATATTATGTGGAGGGTAAATTTGAAGGGAAAGATATAAAAAATCTTCCATTACCTCAAAACTTTGGTTTGAATTCAGTAGAAGATATTATTGCATATTACAGGTAA
- the ord gene encoding 2,4-diaminopentanoate dehydrogenase yields the protein MENIKVILWGLGAMGTGIGKMVLTKKGIEIVGAIDKDPSKLGKDLGQVLSTENLGVLVSDEAETLMSEAKADIVILAIDSFVEGVYPAIRAIVESGKNCITIAEEMSYPYIVEKELSLEMDRLSKENNVTILGTGVNPGFVLDTLIISLSAACRSVDSIRAERISDLSPFGPTVMSTQGVGLAPEEFEAGIENGSIVGHVGFAQSIPMIAKALGLEYDEITETREPIISNTHRETPCIRVEPGMVAGCNHIAIATIKGIPIITLEQQQQIQPESEGVDTGDYIYIKGDADLHLAIKPETPGGIGTIAIAVNMIPQVIASSAGIKTMMDFPIPHSIENSFAEQVNYYK from the coding sequence ATGGAAAACATAAAAGTTATCCTTTGGGGACTTGGGGCAATGGGAACTGGTATTGGTAAAATGGTTCTTACTAAAAAGGGTATTGAAATTGTAGGTGCCATAGATAAGGATCCGTCAAAATTAGGTAAGGATTTAGGACAAGTTTTAAGCACTGAAAATTTAGGTGTACTTGTTAGTGATGAGGCAGAAACACTAATGAGTGAAGCAAAAGCGGATATAGTTATTCTTGCTATAGATTCTTTTGTTGAAGGAGTATATCCAGCAATAAGAGCAATAGTAGAAAGTGGAAAAAACTGCATTACAATTGCGGAAGAAATGTCTTATCCCTACATTGTTGAAAAAGAACTCTCACTAGAAATGGATAGACTCTCAAAAGAAAATAATGTTACAATTTTAGGTACAGGGGTTAATCCGGGATTTGTTTTAGATACATTAATTATTAGCTTGTCTGCTGCTTGCAGAAGTGTAGACTCTATTAGAGCAGAAAGGATAAGTGATTTATCTCCATTTGGTCCAACTGTAATGAGTACTCAAGGTGTTGGTTTAGCTCCAGAAGAATTTGAAGCAGGAATTGAAAATGGGTCAATAGTTGGTCATGTAGGCTTTGCACAATCTATACCAATGATTGCAAAAGCATTAGGACTAGAGTATGACGAGATAACAGAAACTCGCGAACCGATAATATCAAATACTCATAGGGAAACTCCCTGTATTAGGGTAGAACCAGGTATGGTAGCTGGGTGTAACCATATAGCTATAGCTACAATAAAAGGAATACCAATTATAACTTTAGAACAGCAACAACAAATACAACCAGAGAGTGAAGGAGTGGACACTGGTGATTACATATATATAAAAGGCGATGCAGATCTTCATTTAGCAATAAAACCTGAAACACCTGGTGGAATAGGAACTATTGCTATAGCTGTAAATATGATTCCACAAGTTATTGCTAGCAGCGCAGGGATTAAAACAATGATGGATTTTCCAATTCCTCATAGTATAGAAAATAGTTTCGCAGAGCAAGTTAATTATTACAAATAA
- a CDS encoding N-acetylmuramoyl-L-alanine amidase, with translation MKNIFKAFIIMILSFALCIPLQIIVKASTFTNMESKKDVAVNKSWTVSFNSPLSSATVNTTNIKVVGENNNYIGIKVSSANNNKNIIVQSIGNYEYNKTYTLIVTENVKSYDGKPLPKEVRMDFTTKAKYKVVLDAGHGGNDPGAIGPTGLQEKAVALAVTLKVGALLTKNGVDTLYTRTSDITNMPDDEAQNLQVRCDISNNAKPDYFVSIHLNSFSTSAAYGIETHYFTGSVSGQKLAEAVQTELIKETGRFDRGLKTSANLYVLKNTDATAILVETSFISNPEEEKLLATEDYQQKLAKAISTGILKSLGISNIVV, from the coding sequence ATGAAAAATATCTTTAAAGCATTTATAATTATGATTTTATCTTTTGCATTGTGTATACCTCTGCAAATAATAGTAAAGGCTAGTACGTTTACAAATATGGAGAGTAAGAAGGATGTGGCGGTCAATAAATCTTGGACGGTGAGTTTTAATAGCCCTTTGAGTTCTGCCACCGTTAACACCACGAACATTAAGGTGGTTGGAGAGAATAATAATTACATAGGCATTAAAGTTAGTTCAGCTAATAACAATAAAAATATAATAGTTCAATCTATAGGAAATTATGAATATAACAAGACATATACTTTAATAGTAACGGAAAATGTTAAGTCTTATGACGGAAAACCTCTTCCTAAAGAAGTTAGAATGGATTTTACTACTAAAGCAAAGTATAAAGTAGTATTAGATGCGGGGCATGGAGGAAATGATCCAGGAGCAATAGGACCAACGGGCCTTCAAGAAAAGGCTGTTGCATTAGCAGTTACTTTAAAAGTAGGAGCGCTATTAACTAAGAATGGTGTTGATACCTTATACACAAGAACAAGTGATATTACAAATATGCCCGACGATGAAGCCCAAAATCTTCAAGTAAGATGTGATATTTCTAATAATGCTAAACCAGATTATTTTGTAAGCATTCATTTAAATAGCTTTTCAACCTCGGCAGCTTATGGCATCGAGACTCACTATTTTACTGGAAGTGTATCTGGACAAAAGTTAGCTGAGGCTGTCCAAACTGAATTAATCAAAGAAACTGGAAGATTTGATAGGGGCCTCAAAACATCTGCAAATTTATATGTTTTGAAAAACACAGATGCTACGGCAATATTGGTAGAAACATCATTCATCTCTAATCCTGAAGAAGAAAAACTATTAGCTACTGAGGACTACCAACAAAAATTAGCTAAGGCAATATCAACGGGCATTCTTAAGAGTTTAGGAATAAGTAATATAGTTGTTTAA
- the yidC gene encoding membrane protein insertase YidC, with product MNIIFNFLSSLLNSIFNFTGDWGIAIVLLTLVVRLVLSPMSFKQKKSMQQQQKFSVKMQELKEKYKDNKDKLEVEIKKQSAESAKGMVGCLVTLLQLPILMTMWSVFNKIPVNAGTYLIPWVSSIKISDSYFIVPLIYVIVSVTPSLLSYVTLLKIEGQATISKKNIIIMAIVGLFVSKAAPIAVGIYLITTSVFNFLEELVFRMYMRNLKTENS from the coding sequence ATGAACATCATTTTTAATTTTTTAAGTAGTTTATTAAATTCAATTTTTAACTTTACTGGGGATTGGGGAATAGCAATAGTTTTACTTACCCTAGTAGTGAGGTTAGTACTCTCACCAATGTCTTTTAAACAAAAGAAGTCTATGCAACAGCAGCAAAAGTTTTCTGTAAAAATGCAAGAACTTAAGGAAAAGTATAAGGATAATAAAGACAAACTTGAAGTAGAAATCAAAAAACAATCTGCTGAAAGCGCAAAAGGTATGGTAGGATGCTTAGTTACTCTACTTCAATTGCCTATTTTAATGACTATGTGGAGTGTATTCAATAAAATTCCAGTGAATGCGGGAACATATCTTATACCTTGGGTATCTAGTATTAAGATCTCTGACAGTTATTTTATTGTTCCATTGATATATGTGATTGTATCGGTAACTCCAAGCCTGCTTTCATATGTAACTTTATTAAAAATTGAAGGTCAAGCTACAATTAGTAAGAAAAACATAATAATAATGGCAATAGTTGGTTTGTTTGTTTCTAAAGCGGCTCCTATTGCAGTAGGTATATATCTAATCACTACAAGTGTGTTTAATTTCTTAGAAGAGCTTGTTTTTAGAATGTATATGAGAAATTTAAAAACAGAAAATTCATAA